In Sulfuritortus calidifontis, the sequence GGGCAAGCTGGTCCGCCAGGGCGACACCATCGCCCGTCTCGGCGGCGATGAATTCATCATTCTGTTCGAGGGCATGACCCAGATCGAGGAGGTGTCGGCCCGCGCCGCCGCCATCGTCGAGGCCTTCTCCCAGCCGTTCCAGGTCGAGGAGCACGAGGTCTTCCTAGGCTGCAGCGTCGGCATCGCCATCTATCCCAACGACGCCGACACCATCGACGACCTGTTCCGCGCCGCCGATACCGCGATGTATCGGGCCAAGGAGCGCGGCCGCTCCAACTACCAGTTCTTCACCGCCGAGATGGCGGCCAAGGTCATGCAGCGGGTCGGTCTGGAGCGGGCCCTGCGCCAGGCCCTGGAGAACGACGAGTTCACCATTCATTACCAGCCGCGGGTGACTCTGCCCTCGGGCCTGCCGACCTCGCTCGAGGCCCTGCTGCGCTGGGAGCGGCCGGGCCACGAATACATGTCGCCGGCCGAGTTCGTTTCCGCCCTGGAAGACACCGGCCTCATCGTGCCGGTGGGCAAGTGGCTGATGGACAAGGCCTGCGCCCAGGTGCGCGCCTGGCACGACCAGGGCCTGCGGGTCGGCGTCGCGGTCAACGTCTCCTCGCGCCAGTTCTGGGATACCGGCCTGGCCGACAACGTCGCCCATTGCCTGGAGACCTACGATCTGGAGCCGCGCTGGCTGGAGCTGGAGATCACCGAGAACCTGCTGCTCGAGCAGTCCGACCGGATCATGACCACCTTCGGTGCCCTGGAGGAACTGGGCATGCGCATCGCCATCGACGACTTCGGCACCGGCTTCTCCTCGATGAGCTATCTCAAGCGCCTGCCCATCCTGGTGCTGAAGATCGACCGCTCCTTCGTCCGCGACATCCTCACCGACCCGGAGGACATGGCCATCGCCAGCGCCATCGTCTCCCTCGGCCGCACCTTAGGGTTGACCGTGGTGGCCGAAGGCGTCGAGTCCGAGGCGCAGTTGCAGGCCCTGCTGCCGCTGGGCTGCGACGAGGGCCAGGGCTATTACTTCGCCAAGCCGATGTCGGCCGAGGTGGCCGAGGCCTGGCTGCGCGAGCGCCTGCAGCCGGCCGAAAGCGCCAAGCGGCGCTATCTGATTTGATCTAAAAGAACGCCGCTTTGTCGCCGGCCACCTGGCCGGCCAGGGCGGTGCTGGTCGCCGCGCTCGCCTGCAATCTTTCCAGCAAGGGCAGCGAAGGGTAGCCGTCGGCCGGCAGTTGGGCCGAGACCTGGTAGGCGCGGATGGCGGCGCGCGTGCGCGAGCCGATCACCCCGTCCGTTTCGCCGACCTTGAAGCCGAGCGCGGACAGGCGCTGTTGCAATTCGACCGCTTGTTCCCGCGTCAGCCGCCGGTTGTCGGCATCGCGGCCCAAACTGAGCGCGGGCTGGCCGGACAGGCGGTCGGCCAGGTGGCCCACTGCCAGGGCATAGTTCACCGAGCGGTTCCAGCTCAGCATGACATCGAAATTGCCGTAGACGAGAAAGGCCGGGCCGGCGTGGCCCTGCGGCAGCAGCAGGGTGGCTTCGATCGAATCGCCGGGCAGGGCGCTGCCGTCGATCTGCCTGACGCCCAGGGCGGCCCAGGTCGAGAGGGCCTGTTTCTGGCCAAGCCCGGCCAGACGCCAGTTGAAATCGGCCGGCAGCTGCACCGGCCGGCCCCAGCCCTGGCCCGGTTGCCAGCCGCTCTGGCGCAGGTAGTTGGCGGCCGAGGCGAAGGCGTCGTCAAGCGTGCCCCAGATGTCCTTGCGGCCGTCGCCGTTGGCATCCACGGCATAGCGGTTGAAGGTGGAGGGCATGAACTGCACCTGGCCCATGGCACCGGCCCAGGAGCCGAGCATGGCGGCCGACTTGACGTGGCCGGCCTGGAGGATGGCCAGGGCATCGAGCAGCTCATTGCGGAAGAAATGGGTGCGGCGGGCATCGAAGGCCAGGGTGGCCAGGGCGCCGGTGACCGGGAAGCGGCCGGTGACCTTGCCGTAGTGGGTCTCCAGCCCCCAGAAGGCGACCAGCACCGGTGCCGGCACGCCGTATTCGGCCTCGATCTTCTGTAGCACTGCCCGGTGCTTGTGCAGCAGTTTTTCACCGTTGGCGATGCGCTGGTCGCTGACCCGGGTGTCGAGGTAGTTCCAGAAGGTCTCGACGAATTCCGGCTGCTTCTGGTCGAGCTCGAGCACCCGCTCGATCGGCCGCAGGGTCGGCAGCGCCGCCTGCCAAGTGGCCTCCGAGACGCCGCGCCGGCGTGCCTCGTCGTGCACGCCTTCGAGCCAGGCGACGAAGCCGGGCTCCAGCGTGGCCTCGGCGCGGATAGCGAAGGCAGTGGTCAGCAACAGGGCGCCGGCCAGGCCGGACAAAAGGCGTGCGGTGTTCAGTGTCGTCTCCGGTTCAGGCCCGAGGCCTGTGTCTTATGGACCCAAGCTAACACAATGCCTGTCGGCCGAAAACCGCGCAGGGCATGCGACTGGCACAATAGCGGCTTTCTTTTGCGTCGCGCATACAGCCCATGACCGAAATTCCCCGCGTTCGCATCGGCGAACTCCTGCCCCGTTACGACGTCGTGCTGCTCGATGCCTATGGCGTGCTGGTCACGCTCGACGGCCCCCTGCCCGGAGCGTGCGAACTGGTCGAACAACTCAACCATAGCGGCCAGGCCTATTCCCTGCTGACCAACGGCGCGGCCCGGCTGCCGGAGAACGCGGCGCGGCGCTATCAGGGCTTCGGCCTGGCGATCCCGCCCGAGCGCATCATCACCTCGGCCTCGCTGCTCACCGCCTATTTCCGCGATCACGGCCTCGCCGGCCGGCGCTGCCGCGTGCTCGGCCCGGCCGACAGCCTGCGCTACGTGGAACTCGCCGGCGGCGAGGTGGTCGGATTGAATGAGCCGTTCGATGTCTTGGTCGTCTGCGACCAGTCGGGTTTTCCCTTCCTGGAGACGGTGGACGACACCCTCTCGCAGTTGATCGAGAGGATCGAGGCGGGCCGGCCGGCGGCCATGGTGCTGCCCAATCCGGACCTGATGTTTCCGACCGGGCGCGGCTTCGGCATCACCTCGGGCAGCATCGCCCTGGTGATCGAGGCGGCACTGGCTTTGCGCTATCCGCGGCGGCCGGAGTTGCGCTTCGCCCGACTGGGCAAGCCCTATGCCGCCATCTTCGAAGAGGCGGCCCGCCGCGCCGGCGGCCGCGACATGCTGATGATCGGCGACCAGTTGGAGACCGACATCCGCGGTGCCAACGACTTCGGCATCGATTCGGCCCTGGTCATGGGCGGCGTGGTCGGCATGGATGCGGTCGGCGCCGGCCAGCCGCGGCCGACCTGGCTGTTGGACACGCTGATGGCCTAGTTGCTCAAGTTTTCGGCAGGCTGGCCGATACTCCAGGCAACGGCGTGACAGATTTGTAGGAGTGAACCATGCGCTTGCCTGCCGATGCGATTCCCCCGGTGGCGGTCCCCGAAGACCGCTATCGCATCCACCAGCCCGATGCGGTGATGCCGACCCGGGCGGTGGCGGCGCGTGCCGGTTTCCGCCAGGCCTACCTTGAACAACGCCGCCAGGGCGGACAGGGCGGCAACCAGCAGCCGGCGCCTGAGGCCGGCACCGAGGAACGGCGCAGCGGCGAAGATCGCCGGCAAGAGGCGCGCCGTGCCAGCGAGCAGACGGTCCTGCTCGACACCCGCAGCGGTCAGGACCGCCGCGTCAGCCCCCGTCGGGAAGGCGATCTCGGCACCCACATCGACGAGGTGGTCTGATGTGCCGCTTCAGCCGTACCAGGGCATGCACTCACCGACTGCCGTCCGGCCGCCGGGCTGCGCCATGCCCCCTTCCAGGCCGGCCTTCCAGTCGGCCACGAATTGTTCCAGTGATTCGATAAACTCCGGCGCCTGTTCGCGCCGGTTGATGGTGCAATGGATCTGCGCCTGGCCGACCGGGGCGCTGCCCTCGACGGTGACAGTCCATTGCAGGCCGTTCGGGCAGGTCGGCAGGCTGAAGCGCACGCCGTCCCGGATCAGTTCCCGGTGCACCCGGAACTCGCCCCAGACACAGTAGATGTCGCCCTTGTCGCCCTGATTCTCCAGTACCTTGCTGATTGAGGCGCACCAGTGAGGCAGGTTGGCGATGCAGACATTCTTCTGTAGGTCGCTGGCACGCAGACGGATCTCGGCGGTGGCGAAAAATTCCATGTGGGCTCCTCGAAAAAAGGGGGGCGACAAGCGCCCCCCATTATCGCCTCACTACGCAATCAATTGGGTTTGACCGTGTATTTGCCGTCACCCTGGAACTTGAGCTCGGCATCGAGGAAGTGGACCGGCAGCTCGGCCTTGAGCAGCTTGATCATGTCGTAGGCCTCGCCCGCACGGGCGCCGGTGCCGCAGATGAAGACCGTGGGCTTGTCCTTGGGCAGGCTGTCGACCTGTTTCTCCAGTTGGCCGATCGGGATGTTGACCGCGCCGGGCAGGCTGCCCTTGGCGAATTCCTTGGCATCGCGCACGTCCACGATCAGCATGCCGGCCGGGTTTTCCTTGAGCAGGCGCTCGAACGAGGCGAGCGAGATCGAGCCCTTCTCCTTGCCGGGCTCGACCGCC encodes:
- a CDS encoding putative bifunctional diguanylate cyclase/phosphodiesterase — its product is MNILGQLWRRLTDPLLVARYRSQLGLDHPHTYRESAHCFRMLVNYMPQVFWVWSPDWQRVHYVSPAYESVWGQSRDHLLESPRAWLEVLHSQDRPAVAAAIGQDPTQLTEPLHLPDFRIVRTDGSIRWISAWAYPVRDRRGRLQRITGIASDITESRSTEDRMRQLTRAIEQSAEAVLITDRQGLIEYANPAFEKMTGYSQAELLGQNPRMIHSGSHDPAFYQDLWHTVLSGQSFFATFINRRKNGELYHQEETISPVMDGKGEITHFISTSRDATRLVETQERLHHMAYHDVLTGLPNRMLFRDRLEQAIVKSRRSKQILPVMFLDLDNFKDVNDTLGHAVGDLALKHSAERLGKLVRQGDTIARLGGDEFIILFEGMTQIEEVSARAAAIVEAFSQPFQVEEHEVFLGCSVGIAIYPNDADTIDDLFRAADTAMYRAKERGRSNYQFFTAEMAAKVMQRVGLERALRQALENDEFTIHYQPRVTLPSGLPTSLEALLRWERPGHEYMSPAEFVSALEDTGLIVPVGKWLMDKACAQVRAWHDQGLRVGVAVNVSSRQFWDTGLADNVAHCLETYDLEPRWLELEITENLLLEQSDRIMTTFGALEELGMRIAIDDFGTGFSSMSYLKRLPILVLKIDRSFVRDILTDPEDMAIASAIVSLGRTLGLTVVAEGVESEAQLQALLPLGCDEGQGYYFAKPMSAEVAEAWLRERLQPAESAKRRYLI
- a CDS encoding lytic murein transglycosylase; translation: MSGLAGALLLTTAFAIRAEATLEPGFVAWLEGVHDEARRRGVSEATWQAALPTLRPIERVLELDQKQPEFVETFWNYLDTRVSDQRIANGEKLLHKHRAVLQKIEAEYGVPAPVLVAFWGLETHYGKVTGRFPVTGALATLAFDARRTHFFRNELLDALAILQAGHVKSAAMLGSWAGAMGQVQFMPSTFNRYAVDANGDGRKDIWGTLDDAFASAANYLRQSGWQPGQGWGRPVQLPADFNWRLAGLGQKQALSTWAALGVRQIDGSALPGDSIEATLLLPQGHAGPAFLVYGNFDVMLSWNRSVNYALAVGHLADRLSGQPALSLGRDADNRRLTREQAVELQQRLSALGFKVGETDGVIGSRTRAAIRAYQVSAQLPADGYPSLPLLERLQASAATSTALAGQVAGDKAAFF
- a CDS encoding HAD-IIA family hydrolase, yielding MTEIPRVRIGELLPRYDVVLLDAYGVLVTLDGPLPGACELVEQLNHSGQAYSLLTNGAARLPENAARRYQGFGLAIPPERIITSASLLTAYFRDHGLAGRRCRVLGPADSLRYVELAGGEVVGLNEPFDVLVVCDQSGFPFLETVDDTLSQLIERIEAGRPAAMVLPNPDLMFPTGRGFGITSGSIALVIEAALALRYPRRPELRFARLGKPYAAIFEEAARRAGGRDMLMIGDQLETDIRGANDFGIDSALVMGGVVGMDAVGAGQPRPTWLLDTLMA